Part of the Acomys russatus chromosome 19, mAcoRus1.1, whole genome shotgun sequence genome, TTGTGGCCTTTCGGTTGTTAACCGCACCAAACTGGAAATGACTTACCTGCCTATTAATATGAATAAAGAAGGACACATcgataaaataatatttctcagaaaaaaatggttcATATCAGTAACTTTAATGAACCTAAAAGTGATCACCTATTGTCAACAACACAAGAAAAAGTTAATGCATTATGGTGGCTGAAGTGACATCCCAGCAGTTgagaacacctgctgctcttacagaggccctgggtttggtgcTCAGCACCCGTATAGTggctctcttctgatctctgcaggtaccaggtaCACACTTGGTGAACATACTAATGTACAGCAAAAACATTcgtacatataaaacaaaatttaaaatcctggtttttaaaaaatgattattttactttatttttgttattgaaaTTACACCACTcccctttccattttctcctcccacATGCTGCAATGTGACCCCTCCTTCATTCTTTCAAGTTTATGACCTATTCAATTATTGTGAAAAATGTCCCTAAATACGTTAATACAAACTCTTCAGTCCGTATAAAACTACCTGCATTTATGTAAAACCCTTTTTTTTAAACGTAGCATATTATGACGCTGCTCAGAATAGTTAAAAAGACTACAAACAATCCAGTTAAAACACGGAGATCAGGCtagaagagttggctcagtgcttaagagcattcGATGCTCTTGCAGAAAATTCAAGTTCAGTTTCTCAGCATCCACGTGATGGCCCACAACCACTCACACCTCCAAtcctaggggatccaatgccctctccctggcatgcatgtgatgcacaggcacacacacaggcacaatgcttatacacataaaatcagaaaataaaaaaggaaaacgtTGTGTACCTGAAAGCCTGGGACAACAGGGGAATTATACAGAAACACAATAACTTCTGAATATTGGTTACTGAGGTCACAGTGTCTTTATGGGCTTAGATGGGTaatcaacttttaaaacataCACACTTTTAATATTTACAGGTAAGCATATTTCAATTTTACATAAGGAAATCCTTTTAAACGTGGCTAAAAGTGAAAAGGCTTAATCTTCGATTTTCTGGAAGCCCTGTTTGGCAGTCcgttggttttttttccattcttccctgAACCCAGGGGAGGATAGATTTacagcagctggggggggggaggggaacagtgGGGGCTGATAAAATCTAAGGCAAGAAGAACAACATATGCCAGACGAAACCAAAGCTAgacaccaaccaaaaaaaaggtCATCAGCTCTTCCTTCTTTACGGAAATCTCATTCAACTCCCTTGTATTTTTGTCTGTATAATGTGTCTAGACTTATGGGGACGTCCAAGAAGCAAGGCGGAGAATTGCAAGTTTAAGGATGTCTTCCCAAGGGCTTCAAGCGGAAGGCATAAAGATGTGGTGGCCGGTGATTTGCTCAAGATACAGGGTCACTGGGATTTGAGACTAGGTGTAGAGCAAGTGTTGCTCTCCTACAGTGGGAGCAAATACAAGGAGCTGCTGGGCTGGCCATGTAAACTAAACTCCACGACTGTCCTGTGGTACACAAAGTGAGGGTttcattaacaaacaaacaaacaaaaaaccggtCCTGCTTTTCATAGCAACTGGGCCTATGTTAGGAGTCTGCTCATCGAAGGCAACAAGCAGTACCCGGTGTTTAAAAGTACATGAGGGAATAACATCTTCATTAGTGCACAAAGCAGACCGATGTGACCCAGAAAGCTACTGGTTAGTGAGCTGAAGTGTGCAAGTATCGGTTAGAACCATGCACAGTCAGAAGAGCGAGAGAGGGCAACCTTAACTACAAAGAGTAATGTGTTACAGCAATTTGTATCCattcggcctacaaagcaaataactgacacagggagactgaaacgtactttaaagctgccagcactttgctgggcagagtctgaactgattctaatctccttgtaaactaaacaaactactctaaaccttataacatacatatattccaagcacttgccactatgacccctgggctggTCCTTGTCAAGTTCCCACCATCCTCTTCCAACCGTCTAACTCCTTTcccccctccaggaagtcccgccttccacttcctgtccttctggccagctgattggctaaacagcgctctGTTGCCAGTTGATATGTTCACTCAGCATTTCTCCACAGTAATGCTAGGCTAAGATTTTAAATGAAGGCAAGCCTTCCCCCACAAACCTACTGCTTAGCAGCCAAACTACAGACCCACACATATTTAGTCAGAAAAGGGAAATATGTCACCTATATGGTGCAGGCTATGGAGAATTTGCTTTAGGGGAGTGCAGGCATGTTGGAGGTACACGTACATATATGCTGATGGTGCTAAGACTGGGAAGCTATCAGTGAAAGAATGTGGCAGTGATTTAATTTGGGCAAGGGAGACTATCGAGAACTGCTGAAGGGCAGTTCCCGTGTGCCTGGGGGGCACTTTACCCCTCCAGATGTTTATGATGACGATGACGTTTACATGGTGGCAGATGGCACGCTCAAAAAGTTCAACTCATGCCGGtcgcggtggtgcacacctttaatcccagcactcgggaggcagaggcaggtggatggctgtgagtttgaggccagccaagtctagcacagccaaggctaacacagagagaccctgtcttgaaaaacaaaacaaaacaaaacaaaacaaaacaaaacgttcAACtcattttagctgggtgtggtggcgcatgcctttaattccagctctgcgaggtagaggcagacagatctctgtgagcctgaggtcagcctggtcaacacagtgatctccaagacagccagagcagcataaggagacaaacaaacaaacaaacaaaatgttcagctcatcagttaagagtgaAAGATTACCTGTTACTTTAAGGCCTTTCTAAAATGTGCATTTTCGGGGGGCTGTGTTGGACGTAGGGTTAAGGAGCTTCCTACCTTTTTTGCCTTCCTGAGTCTTCCCTACGCTGTGACATTTTTGGTGCTGAAAGAAACTCGAACGCTGGCTAAACGATTTACCACAGTTGGTGCATTCATAAGGCCTTTCTCCAGTGTGGACCACCTGGTGCTGAATGAGGACGGACTTTTGCCTGAACGATTTCTCACACTGGTCACACTGATAGGGCCTTTCCCCAGTGTGAATTCTACAATGTTGAATAAGGCTGGTGCTTCGGCTGAAGGCTTTCCCGCATTCTCCACAGGTGTAAGGCCTTTCCCCGGTGTGAACTCTCTGGTGTTTGATAAAGGCGGCCCTCCGGCTAAAGGACTTTCCACACTGGCCACACTCATATGGCCTTGCTCTAGTGTGTGTCCTCTGGTGCTCAACAAGACTGTAGCTCTGCCGGAAGAATTTCCCACACTCGGCACACTCATAGGGCCTTTCCCCAGTGTGAGTCCTCTGATGTCGGTCAAGTTTGGATTTGTAcccaaaggctttcccacactcccCGCACTCGTAAGGCCTCTCTCCCGTGTGAACTCTCTGGTGTCTGATAAGGGTGGCTCTTTGGCTGAAGGATTTCCCACACTGGCCACACTTATAAATCTTTGTCGTTGCGTGAGTTCTACGGTGTTCAATGAGGCTGAAGTTTTGCCTAAAGAGTTTCCCACACTCTTGGCACTCATAAGGCCTTTCTCCGGTGTGAACTCTCTGGTGTCTAATGAGGGTAGCTCTTTGGCTAAAGGATCTCCCACAGTCCCCACACTCGTAaggcttttctccagtgtgaattcGGCAGTGGTCAATAAGGTTCGAGCTTTGGCTGAAGGATTTGCCACATTCCCCACACGTATATGGCCTTTCTCCGGTGTGAACTCTCTGGTGTATAATGAGGGTGGCTTTTTGGCTAAAGGATTTCTCACACCGGCTGCACTCATACGGCCTTGCCGTGCTGTGAGTTCTACGGTGCTCAACAAGACTGAAGCTTTGCCTGAACGATTTCCCACACCTGTCACACTCGTAGGGCCTCTCCCCCGTGTGAGTTCTCTGATGCCGAACAAGATTGGACTTACAACCAAAGGCTTTCTTGCACTCCCCACACTCATAGGGCCTTTCTCCGCTGTGAACCCTAGAGTGTTCAGTGAGGTTGGAGCTTTGACTGAACGACTTCCCACACTCGCCACATTCGTAtggcttttctccagtgtgaagTCGCTGGTGTGTGGTAAGCGTGGCCTTTTGGCTGAAGGACTTGCCACATTCACTACACCGATAAGGCCGCTCCTCAGTGTGAACTCTCTGGGTTGGCGAGAATGGGCATTTATCTTCCAAGCCTTGTCGGCAGGCGCTAAGCTCAGGATCCGTTTTTCCAATGCGTACCCTCGGGTGCTGAACAAGCTTGAGTTTGTGGCTGGAAGGTTTTTGGGATTCTTGTGACTTAAAGTGAATTTTTCTACTGTTAGCCTCCACAGACTTGGTGACTTCGCTTGGCTTCTCATCTTTGGGACTGCTCCAGGACTGGAGAAGCTCCCATCTAGCTGGGAAGTCCTTTCTGACTTTTCTACAGGTGATGGGATTCCCCGACTCATGGGTTATGCAGTGTTTCTTAAGGGAGTCACCATCCCCATGTCCCTTGAATGAATTCTTGGCGTTTTCATGCTTTTGGCCCCGGAGGACTGAACAGGCTTCTAGAAAGGACAGTTTTTGTCCGGGTAGTTCATCTAGATGCAAAATGTCAGTCAAGACAGGAACACAGATGTCACCGGGGAGAGTCTTTCCAGCGAGTAAACCTGCCTTCGGAGTTCCGGCTTGTGATATTTCTACACAAATACTTTGTACAGAAGGTTTTTCTTCATACTTTGACTCATGCCAAGaatctgaaagaagagaaatgtgtTTGAAAGTCATGGGAACGATGAGTGGGGGTTATcaatgatgctttttaaaaaattatttttctccatatatgATGTTTTAAcctccttaaaaaaataaatgcttctagCTAAGAAGACGGTCTCATTCACTCCTTTAAAAGTGGCcaattgcttgtttgttttgagacaagatctcatttctttctttctttatttatttattatgtatacaatgttctgcctgcatgtacacctgcaagcccgaaaagggcatcagatcacattatagatggttgtaagctgccatgtggttgctgggaattgaactcaggacctttaggaagagcagtcatctctccagcccgagacaggatctctttacATAGGCCTGGTTGTccgggaactcactatgtagagcagactggccttgaattcatagagatctgtctgcctctgcctaccaagtactgggactaaaagcatgtgccaccacacccaggataAGAGTGACTAACTAATACAGAGAGGGGAAAGTAatctagaaacaataaaaatcatgtttttattgaggccagcctggtctacaaagagagttccacaacagccagggctgttacacagagaaaccttgccttgaataacaaaacaagacaaagcaaagcaaagcaaagcaaagcaaagcaaagcaaagcgaAGCGAAGCGAAGCAAAGCAAAGCATCGCAAAGCATCATGTTTctagggctggagcgatggctcagagtttaagagcactgactgctcttccaaaggtcttgagttcaattcccagcaaccacatggtggctcacaaccatctataatgtgatctggtgccctcttctggtcttctggctcacatgcagacagaatactatacaaataataaatcaataaatcttaaaaaaatttacatttctctatATATCCACGAATATACTCCTGTGTTCTGTCTTAGGGCCAGACACTGAACCACCAACGCCGTACTCCTTTCCAAAGTCCACCAAAATTATTCATGCTAGTTTAAGAAGTaacacctgggctggagagacggctcggtggttgagagcactggctgctcttcctaaaggtcctgagttcaattcccagcaaccacatggtggctcacgaccatctataatgagatctgataccttcttctgcagagaaagcactaaataaataaataaatgcaataaatgcaataaataaatcttaaaaaaaaaagaagaagaagaagtaacaCCTTTAGATGGTCTTAGATACAAAACTGGCTCAACAGAATGGACCCAACGAAGTCCCCGTTTAAAGGTTGATACTGAGTTAGGCACATCACGACTACATACTTCTAGTATTTCTAGTACACGTGCTACTAAAACGATGGCCTACAGTAAGTTAAAGCCAGGCTTTCAAGGGTT contains:
- the LOC127203540 gene encoding zinc finger protein 883-like, which codes for MTFKHISLLSDSWHESKYEEKPSVQSICVEISQAGTPKAGLLAGKTLPGDICVPVLTDILHLDELPGQKLSFLEACSVLRGQKHENAKNSFKGHGDGDSLKKHCITHESGNPITCRKVRKDFPARWELLQSWSSPKDEKPSEVTKSVEANSRKIHFKSQESQKPSSHKLKLVQHPRVRIGKTDPELSACRQGLEDKCPFSPTQRVHTEERPYRCSECGKSFSQKATLTTHQRLHTGEKPYECGECGKSFSQSSNLTEHSRVHSGERPYECGECKKAFGCKSNLVRHQRTHTGERPYECDRCGKSFRQSFSLVEHRRTHSTARPYECSRCEKSFSQKATLIIHQRVHTGERPYTCGECGKSFSQSSNLIDHCRIHTGEKPYECGDCGRSFSQRATLIRHQRVHTGERPYECQECGKLFRQNFSLIEHRRTHATTKIYKCGQCGKSFSQRATLIRHQRVHTGERPYECGECGKAFGYKSKLDRHQRTHTGERPYECAECGKFFRQSYSLVEHQRTHTRARPYECGQCGKSFSRRAAFIKHQRVHTGERPYTCGECGKAFSRSTSLIQHCRIHTGERPYQCDQCEKSFRQKSVLIQHQVVHTGERPYECTNCGKSFSQRSSFFQHQKCHSVGKTQEGKKGRKLLNPTSNTAPRKCTF